The nucleotide sequence TTATAAGAACTAAAGCATTTCACAACCTTACCTAACGGTTAAAATGCACCTGAAACTATAATCCACATAACATAATAAAAAGTACGCAAAACGATTCAATTGTGTACACCCATAATTATTACAAAACCAAGAACACAACTATGAATGCTGCAAATGATCAAAACGAGTTTAAAAAGCTCTTTGCCGCCTACCGAAAGAATAAATCGGTAGAGGAGGAAACCATGTCTTTCCTAGACTACTTGGAAGAAGTGCAAAAAGATACCGACTTAGCGGATCTAGCTCACAAGAGAATGTTTAAAGCAATTACAAACCAAGGCTTTAATGTTCTTGATACCGAGAAAGATGTCCGACTGAGAAGGATTTTTGGACCACACTCCAAACTAAAAAGTTATAATTTCTTTAAGGACGAGTTTTTCGGTATTGAAAAAGTATTGCAAAAGCTCGTCCGTTATTTTCACTCAGCATCCCTAAAAGGTGAAGAAAGTAGACAGGTATTATTTTTAGTAGGACCTGTGGGGGCGGGTAAATCTTCGCTGATTGAAAAGCTGAAAAGTGGTTTAGAACAATCCAAGCCATTTTATTTCTTAGAAGGGTCACCAATGAATACGAATCCTTTATGTGCGATACCACAAGATTTACGTCCCGAAATGGAAAGTCGCCTTGGCGTTGAAATTGAAGGAGAACTAGACCCAGTTACTCAACACATCTTAGACCATGACTTTAAAGGCGACTTTACCAAATTTAAAGTTGTAAAACGTTCTTTCTCTATTCGTAAAAGAATGGGAGTCGGAATGGTACCACCTGTAGACCCTAACAACCAAGACACCTCTGTACTTATTGGCTCCGAAGACATTTCTAAACTAGACCGTTACAGTGAAGACGACCCTAGAGTTTTAACTCTAAATGGTGCTTTCAATGTAGGAAATAGAGGTTTAGTTGAATTCATTGAGGTTTTCAAAAACGAAATTGAATACCTACATGTAATGCTTACCGCAACACAAGAAAAACGTATACCAGCACCAGGTAAACATGGTATGATATACTTTGACGGTGTGATCCTTGCTCACTCGAATGAAGCAGAATGGAATCGTTTTAAAGCAGACCATACCAATGAAGCTATTTTAGATAGAATTGTTAAAATCGAAGTACCGTATGTTCTAGAGCTGTCGGAGGAAATCAAGATTTATCAAAAAATCATTGGTAAATCGGACTTCAATGCACACATCGCACCACACTCGTTAGAAATCGCTTCAATGTTTGCCATTCTAACTAGGTTAAAGCCTACCAACAAATGCGATCTATTGACGAAGCTGAAGCTTTACAATGGTGATGAAGTCACAGAAAATGGGCAATCCAAACGTATCAACGTGATGGAGCTTAAAGAAGAAGTTGAAGACGAAGGAATGAGCGGTATTTCAACCCGTTTCATCATGAAGTCTTTAGATAATGCCCTATCTGACACAGAAACAAATACAATCCATCCTATTGCTGTTTTAGATGCTCTACAAAACAAATTGAAAGAAGAGCCTATGCCAGGTGATATTAAGGACCACTACATGCATATCCTTAAGGATATTCTTTATAAGGAATACCTGAAAATGCTTGAAGGTGATATCACAAAAGCATTTGTTCATGCTTATGATGAGCAGGCTGAATCATTATTCCAAAACTATTTAGATCATGTTGAAGCCTATGTACTGAAGAGAAAAGTTACAGGGGCCAATAATGAAGAACTTGACCCAGATGTTAAGTTCCTAGAGTCCATTGAACAACAAATCGGTATATCAGGAACAGCTGCAGATGGATTCCGTCAGGATGTAATGAGTTATGTAACGCATATTCTCAGAAGAAATGGAGAATTACATTACACAAGTTATGAACCTCTAAAAGAAGCTATTGAGAAAAAATTGATGGCGTCTGTTAAAGACATCACCAGAATTATTCTTAAAGCCAAAACTAGAGACGACTCACAGAAATCAAAATATGATGCTATGGTATCCCAAATGATAAATATGGGATATAATGAAGAAAGCGTTGAAGCGGTGTTATCATTCGCTTCAAACAACCTATGGAAAGATTAGCAGCATCATATAGGTTGTAGAGGCAAGGTGCCCCCGCCTTGTCTCTCTTTTACCTATCAAAAAAATTACATCATGGCTATTTTTAAAGAATTCAGCAAACAGAAAAGAGATCGTTCTGCTGCTGATAGGCAACGCCATAAAGAACTTGTAAAAGAAAAAATCAAGAAAGGTATTGCTGATGTTATAGCAGAAGAATCGATCATTGGTCAAGACAAAGACAAAAAGATTAAGGTTCCCATTAAAGGGATCAAAGAGTACCGATTTGTCTTCGGGTCTAACAAAGGAAAAGGTGCAGCACAAGGCACTGGTAAAGAACAAAAAGGGCAAGTAATACAAGACCAAAATGCCCAACAACAAAAAGGCAAAGGAAAAGGTGAAGCAGGCAGTGACCCTGGTGAAGATATCTATGAAACCGAAATCACACTAGAAGAAGCCATTCAGTTTATGTTTGAAGACTTGGAATTACCTGATATGGATCAGAAAAAGTACTTCCAGACAGATACTGAGGTGATGCGTAAACTGCTTGGCTATCAGAAAAAAGGAATTAGAGCCCGACTTTCAAAACGAAAAACTATGATGAATAGGATAAAGCGTATGAAAGCTAAAGGCATTGATAGCAAAGCATTATATGAAAGTAAAGATTCTTCTTTCCCTTTCCATAATGATGACCTAGTATACCGTAGGCTGCAAGTTGACACTGAAGAACATTCTAATGCAGTTGTTCTTTGTCTTATGGATACATCTGGATCTATGGATCAAGCAAAAAAGTACTTAGCAAGAAGTTTTTACTTTATGCTGTATACTTTTTTACAGACACGGTATGAAAACACTGAAATCATTTTTATCGCTCACCATACTGAAGCCAAAGAAGTGACCGAAGATGAGTTTTTCCACAAAGGAGAATCCGGAGGTACTATTATTTCCTCAGCATATAACAAAGCCTTAGAAATTATTGAAGAACGATATAATCCACTACTATGGAACATTTATGCTTTCCATTGTTCAGATGGTGATAACTTTTCTTCTGATAATAAGAAGGCTATCGAAAGTGCTGTGAAGCTAAGTAATGTCTGCAACTTGTTTGGCTATGGAGAAATTAAACCTGATGTCGGTTACTCATGGTCTTCCATGATTGATGAATACAAAAAAATCGAGGAAGACAACTTCATTTGTTTAAGAATGAGAACAAAAGAAGCCGTTTGGCCTGCACTTCAGAAATTTCTCAGAAAAGATAAAAGTAATACACTTATGGATTAAGTAAGTGCTATGAATATCCTTCATAAATAAACTATTAAAAATGGATTGGGTATTAAAAGATTTAGCAAAATGGAACGATAAGATTGAAGAAATTGCCCAAGAATGTGGTTTAGACTATTACCCTCAAGAATTTGAAGTATGTGATTACCATGACATGCTTGGGTACCAATCTTACGTAGGGATGCCTTCAAGATATCCCCATTGGAGTTTTGGAAAATCGTTTGAAAAACAAAATACCATGTACAAATTGGGAATGAGTGGCCTAGCTTACGAAATGGTTATTAACTCAAATCCCTGTCTTGCCTATTTAATGATAGACAACCCGTTATCAATGCAAATTTTGGTAATGGCCCATGTATATGGACATAATGACTTCTTCAAAAACAATATAAATTTCTCTAAAACAAGAGCTGAATATGCTCTAGAAATGTTTAAACTTAACGCTGACCGTATTCGTTCTTTTCATGAAACACCTAGTATTGGATATGAAGGTGTTGAAAGAATTTTAGATGCTGCTCATGCTATTAGTTTTCATGTTGACAGAAACCAACGCATTGTGCGCTTGTCTGAAGAAGAGCAAAGAATTCAACATTTTCAACATGTAAATAGAGAAAAAGACAATTGGGACGAACTCAAAAAACCTGAAAAAGATGAGGACTTTATTCCTGCCCTCTCAGAAGACTTGATGTTATTCCTTATAGAAAATAGTCGCTTTCTACAAAGTTGGGAAAAAGAAATCCTACGCATCGTAAGAGAAGAAACGTTATACTTTCTACCTCAAATGGAAACAAAGATTATGAATGAAGGTTGGGCCAGTTTCTGGCATTATACTATACTTCATAAACTTAACCTTCCTCCTGCTATGCATGTGGATTTTATCAGATCCCACAATCAAGTGATACGTCCTCATGTCGGTGGTCTTAATCCATATCACATTGGATTTACTTTAATGGCACACCTTGCAGGAAAAAAGGACGCTTTCGAATATGAAATCAATCCTAAAATATTTGATGTAAGAACTGTGGATAGAGATGCTTCTTTCTTAAGGAGATTCCTCACCAAAGAATTAATGGAAGAGTTGGGGCTTTTTGAGTACGAAAAAAACCAAGGAAGAATCACTGTCTCTAATACATCAGATGACTTCAAAGGATGGAAAGATGTTAGAGATACTTTGATTGCTCAAACAGGAACAGGTAGTATACCAGTGATAAAAGTGAAAGGAATTGCTCCTATTTCAAATTCACTAATGCTTGTACATGAGTTTGACGGTAGAGAACTTGAACTGGGATATGTAAGTAAAACCATGGAACATATCGCTACTTTATGGTCCGATTTTCCGGTAAAACTAGAAACTACTGTCGATGGACATGAAGTAACATGTATATACGCCAACAAAGAGTTTCGAGTCGAAGGTATAGATCGGGATGAAACCGAAACAGAATATACGCACATCTAAATGCATCAATGCTACAAAGTAAAATTTGTAGCATTTTTTATTCACAACAACTACCTCAAATTTTCAAAAAAACTTCCCACTCTTACTTCATTCATATTTTTTAAATGAATATCCACAAAAAAGGTAATATAAGTCATAAAAATGTCGTTCATTTGCAATTCGAACAAGCATTAAACATTGTGGGAGTATTTAGAAATATGTCGCGAAAGGACTCTGGAGAGAAAAAAGCGCGTTTAGATAAAGGAAGTATAAAGAAATTAAGAGGTGTTTTTAGATTTATGATGCCCTACAAAGGCATTTTCACACTCGGCTTAATCTGTCTCTTCTTCTCAAGTACAATTTTACTAGCACTACCAAAGTTAATTGGTACTTTGATGGATACAGCACAAGGTATTGTCACAATTCCTTGGCTACCTGATTTAACTTCAGTAGGCTTTGCACTCATCGCTGTATTATTTCTTCAAAGTTTATTCTCATTTGCAAGAGTATATCTTTTCGCTAAAGTAAACGAGAATGCTATAGCAGATTTACGAGGTGCTTTATATCAAAAATTCATGTCACTACCCATGTCTTTTTATGACAGGAATAGATCTGGCGAACTTTTCAGTAGAATTACTTCTGATGTTTCTGTACTTCAAGATACTTTTTCAACTACTCTAGCTGAATTATTTAGGCAACTTGCCACTTTAGTTTTTGGCGTAGTTATTTTATTCATG is from Flammeovirga agarivorans and encodes:
- a CDS encoding serine protein kinase; translation: MNAANDQNEFKKLFAAYRKNKSVEEETMSFLDYLEEVQKDTDLADLAHKRMFKAITNQGFNVLDTEKDVRLRRIFGPHSKLKSYNFFKDEFFGIEKVLQKLVRYFHSASLKGEESRQVLFLVGPVGAGKSSLIEKLKSGLEQSKPFYFLEGSPMNTNPLCAIPQDLRPEMESRLGVEIEGELDPVTQHILDHDFKGDFTKFKVVKRSFSIRKRMGVGMVPPVDPNNQDTSVLIGSEDISKLDRYSEDDPRVLTLNGAFNVGNRGLVEFIEVFKNEIEYLHVMLTATQEKRIPAPGKHGMIYFDGVILAHSNEAEWNRFKADHTNEAILDRIVKIEVPYVLELSEEIKIYQKIIGKSDFNAHIAPHSLEIASMFAILTRLKPTNKCDLLTKLKLYNGDEVTENGQSKRINVMELKEEVEDEGMSGISTRFIMKSLDNALSDTETNTIHPIAVLDALQNKLKEEPMPGDIKDHYMHILKDILYKEYLKMLEGDITKAFVHAYDEQAESLFQNYLDHVEAYVLKRKVTGANNEELDPDVKFLESIEQQIGISGTAADGFRQDVMSYVTHILRRNGELHYTSYEPLKEAIEKKLMASVKDITRIILKAKTRDDSQKSKYDAMVSQMINMGYNEESVEAVLSFASNNLWKD
- a CDS encoding YeaH/YhbH family protein, with amino-acid sequence MAIFKEFSKQKRDRSAADRQRHKELVKEKIKKGIADVIAEESIIGQDKDKKIKVPIKGIKEYRFVFGSNKGKGAAQGTGKEQKGQVIQDQNAQQQKGKGKGEAGSDPGEDIYETEITLEEAIQFMFEDLELPDMDQKKYFQTDTEVMRKLLGYQKKGIRARLSKRKTMMNRIKRMKAKGIDSKALYESKDSSFPFHNDDLVYRRLQVDTEEHSNAVVLCLMDTSGSMDQAKKYLARSFYFMLYTFLQTRYENTEIIFIAHHTEAKEVTEDEFFHKGESGGTIISSAYNKALEIIEERYNPLLWNIYAFHCSDGDNFSSDNKKAIESAVKLSNVCNLFGYGEIKPDVGYSWSSMIDEYKKIEEDNFICLRMRTKEAVWPALQKFLRKDKSNTLMD
- a CDS encoding SpoVR family protein, yielding MDWVLKDLAKWNDKIEEIAQECGLDYYPQEFEVCDYHDMLGYQSYVGMPSRYPHWSFGKSFEKQNTMYKLGMSGLAYEMVINSNPCLAYLMIDNPLSMQILVMAHVYGHNDFFKNNINFSKTRAEYALEMFKLNADRIRSFHETPSIGYEGVERILDAAHAISFHVDRNQRIVRLSEEEQRIQHFQHVNREKDNWDELKKPEKDEDFIPALSEDLMLFLIENSRFLQSWEKEILRIVREETLYFLPQMETKIMNEGWASFWHYTILHKLNLPPAMHVDFIRSHNQVIRPHVGGLNPYHIGFTLMAHLAGKKDAFEYEINPKIFDVRTVDRDASFLRRFLTKELMEELGLFEYEKNQGRITVSNTSDDFKGWKDVRDTLIAQTGTGSIPVIKVKGIAPISNSLMLVHEFDGRELELGYVSKTMEHIATLWSDFPVKLETTVDGHEVTCIYANKEFRVEGIDRDETETEYTHI